DNA from Chionomys nivalis chromosome 11, mChiNiv1.1, whole genome shotgun sequence:
CGGGAACTTTTAAAGGAAATCCTCTTGGGTTTTGAGCTGAACTGAGACCTGCCCCTGGTACAGGGGCTTCTGAGATGCTGCTATTGAAGAACTGAGAACATCTCAGAACGCTTTCCCGTCAGGTCCTGATGCCCTACGGTCTCCCTTTCACCAGCCCTCATCTCTCCCCATCGTGCTGTCCTTTGGTGTCTGCCCTAGGAGGTATGTCAAGCCTTTCCCACAGCATGGCTTACCTCCCTGCTACTCTCCAAGAGTGGCTGGGGCTGGAGGTTTGTCTGCAAAGCATAACTAGCTTTGCCTAAGCAAACAGACAGGACTCCCTACCAAGCCGACTTAGTTCTGCAGGACCACTGAATAGACCAGTCTGAACCCACTAGATGTCCACTGTATCTAGATGGTCTTGGTACCATTTGTTTGGATGGAGAACCAGTTGGGAATAGGATGGAATAGCTTGACCAAGTTCCTGGTTGCCCTATGATGATGAAACTTGTCTTGGAGGTACATGGAGTGCAAGGTGAAACCAATGTTAGGGGTTGGCTTGTCAGGCAAGagaaacagcttcaaggctggTAATCCAGCTTCTTTCATGGCTGACCCCAGCGGTATGTGGTGTCAATGGTTTCCTGTCCTAGGCCCTGATCTGGTCAATGGGAAAAGGATCCAATTCATTTTCCCTAGACTGGGTGTACTTACTTGGGCCAGGTGCCCAACTGCTGACCAAGCAACAGGCAGTCCTGATACTGACCAGGAAAAAGGCTGGCGGTTCCTTTCCAGAATTTCGAGAGAGGGAACCGGGTAGCAGAATCTCACACCTTCCCAGGAAAACAAGCTCTAGCAGTAAAGAGAACAGGACACAGCCCTGGGGTACATGTTTATGtgagtaataaaatatttactataacATAAATATAAAGGGAACTTCCCAGTCTACATTATTTTTTTTGCAATAAAGATACAAAGAGAATGCACCAAACATtgttccaaaataataaaaataaaacaacaaaatttaagcTCAAACGTTaacaaacagatgaagaattgGTGAAGGGGGAAGCTCCAAACACATCCAGAAAATAAATAGAGATGGGTCAGAAATCAGGAAaccatattaaaatatctttttcgGTTTAGTCGGGCGTACAAAACCCGGGGAGGGGCAACAACCcagaaaccaaaaaataaaaaccaagcacAAAAGGTTTCTTCCCGCCCCCCGCCAGTGTGTACATATCTCACATATTTACATGGTTCCCACCTCACCCCAAATTTGGAGAATTTCTCTCCAGGGTTCCCCGAGCATCCCGAAGGGGCTGGAAAGAGCAGGGGGAAGCGGTAGGGAATCAGGCGGAAGGTTCTTGGGGGAATGGTTTATTTCTACAGCTGGTTAAAAAATAGTTCCAACTTTTCCAAGTTTCGTTCGTTAAGGCCAGGAGGGGCAGGGCCCGGCGGGGAAGCAGCGGCCCGCGGTGCGTGCTCGGTCTTGCGGGTGGAGATGCCCCTTCCCACCCTGGTGTGCGTGGGAGCGCAGACCCTATCCGCTAGGCCAGGAACCGAGCCGAGAGCTCGGGTAAAACGAAACGAAAATGAACActcaaaattttttttgttagttttttgtttttgttttgcgttcttggaggaaggaggaaagggtatgagaaagggaaaataaattaGGCTAGATTAAAGCTTTGGCTATTTCCTGCTTTTATACACAGATGCGGCTCTCGTGGCCTCCCCTCCGGGGCCCCGATAAATACAGTATACAGCGATTTAAATTAAGGGCGCGGGCGGAGTTAGAAGGACCCCAGGAACCTAGAGGCTCCACGAATAAATAAAaaccgcaaaaaaaaaaaaaaagaaaaagaaaaaaaaaagaagaaaaaaaaaaaaacacaagctcGGAGAAAGGGTGAGGAGCTGGGGCGCATCCTGGTGCCAGAGAAGAGGCGCGGAGAGAATAAAGTGACAGTCCCCCACCCGTGACCTGCAGGCTACAGGGAGTCCGCGCCCGGGAGAGCTGCGGGGGACTCTCCTCTCTCTTCGTCCTTTCTCCCGGGAATCCCTAACCCCGCACCGCGTTACCTTTCGCTGTGGGGAGGCCGCTGCCGGGATCCGGCCCCGAACAGCccgggggcaggggcaggggtcgTCGAGGGTATGGGGACAGGGagcaggcagtgggcagagggCGCCCAGAGTGAGTTGGCGCATTCCGGATCTTCGCTGCTCTCTCCCTGGACTCGGGCGACACAGCCTCTCGGCCGCCCTTCGCCGCTCGCCAGAGAGGGGTTCGGTCCggggttgtttggttttgtttaaaagtttctgggtttttttttttttcctttttgtaaaatCCAAAGCAACCgaataaagaacaacaacaaaaaaagagtccAGGCCGCGCGGGCTGATTGCGCGCCGGAGGCACCGCTGCGCCGGTGGGGAACCCAGCCCGCAGGGTCACTGCACTGAGCCGGgcagtgtgtggtggtggtggtggtgcagcccGGCCGGAGGCGGTGGCGGGGGCGCAGAGGGTGGCGACGCGCCGCCCCCGCCAGGCCCCAGCTCCCCAGGCGCGTAAACGTCGTCCATGGGCGGGTGGCCCGCGCCGGCCGCTGGGGTCATGCGCTTCTCCTTCTGCCGCCGGTTGCAGAACCAGACACGCACCACCTCCTTCTCCAGCTGTAGGCTGTCGGCCAGGCCGGTGATCTCGTGCGCAGAGGGCTTAGGACACTTGAGAAAGTGGCTCTCGAGCGCGCCTTTGACCCCCACCTCAATGGACGTGCGCTTCTTGCGCTTGCGGCCCTGCGCCGCGATCTTGTCCAGGTTGGTGGGACTGCCGCTGGACGAGTCGGTCTCCTCCAGCCACTTGTTGAGCAGCGGCTTGAGCTTGCACATGTTCTTGAAGCTCAGCTGCAGGGCCTCGAAGCGGCAGATGGTGGTCTGCGAGAACACGTTACCGTAGAGAGTGCCCAGCGCCAGCCCCACGTCGGCCTGGGTGAAGCCCAGCTTGATGCGACGTTGCTTGAACTGCTTGGCGAACTGCTCCAGGTCGTCGGAGCTGGGAGCATCCTCGTCCGAGTGTTCGCCCACCGACGAGCCACCGCCGCCCGCGCCTGGGTGCAGGTGCGCCGCCGCCGCGTGCAGGCCGCCCGCGTGTGCATGTCCGTGTGCGTGTCCGTGTGCGCCCAGGTGCGGCGGCGGCGACGGCTCCAGCTGTGCCTCGTGGCCGTCCTCGTGCAGCGCGTGGTGCAGGCCGGGTCCCGCGCCGCCACCGCCCGCCGCCAGCATCCCGGCcaggccgccgccgccgccaccgggGTAGGCCGCCTGCGCGTACAGCCCGAGCGGCTGGGGTTGGTGGCCCCCACCGGCCCCGGGCGACGGCGACATGGCGGGGCCCAGGTGGTGCGCTGTGCCGCTCTGTGCCCATGCCGCGCCCGCGTGGGCCGCCCCTTGGTGCACCAAGCGGGCGTGGaaaccgccgccgccgccgccgtcgtCGGCTCGGCCGGTGCCGCCACCGCCCGCCTTGCCGTGTTCCAGGTGCGGGCCGCCGGCCCAGTCACCGCCGCCTCCTCCTCCCGTGGGTAGCCACTGGGGGTGCGCTAGGCCCACGGGGTGGCCCGCGCCCGCGCCCAGCCACTCGTGGTGCATCAGCTTCTGCACTTCGCGGTACGCGGCCCCTGCGTGCAGCCGCTCGGcggccgccgccgctgccgccgctgcCGCGGCATCGGGATGCATGAGCGGCCCGGTGCCGCCAGCTCCGCCGCCGGGGCCCCGCGGCAGGTACTGCGCGGTGGTGGCCATGCCGCCCCGCGCCCTGcgccgcgccgccgccgccgcctcgcTCCGTCTGCGGGCCCCGCCGCCGCGCTCCGCCGGCTTAAAGCCGGGACCCTCTGGGCGCTCTTGAGCCCCACCCCTCCCGCCGCCCATTGGCTGCTCGCGGAGCCGCCTCCCGCCCCCCGGCCCCGGCCTCCGCCCCTCGTGCCCGCCCGCCGCCGGGGCCTGCAGCCCTGAGCTCGTCATTGGGCCTTGCTCCCGGGGTCCCGCGCGCCGCCCGTGCTGATTGGCCGCTGGGGCTTCATtcatgagccccccccccccacggtcCGCGTACACATTCACGCCCCGGGGGCGCGGCCGCCACGTGGGGAGTGGCGCGGGGGTGGCACCGAGACCGCACCCCCCTTTCGTCCCCCCTGCGTGGGCCCCGCTTTCCCCGCAGCGCGGGAGCCTCGGAGCCCTATATGTCCCACGTTTCACACAACCTGAAAATCCGCCCGCATCCCAATGGGGCGGGGGGGATTGCTGGCTCCGGGAGGCGCTCCGGCTGCGAGCAGAGACTCAGCCCGACACTCCTCCCCGCGCTGCGCCGCTGCCTGCGGGCCAGGATCCCGTGGACTGCAGCGAGAGCGAGGCGGCGTGGCTTCCCGGCTCGGTACCGCGCGGCTGCTCACCTCCGCGGCCTCGCCTCCTGCGGCTTCCAGGTCGCACCGTGCGCTCCTTTTCGCGCCGCTCCCACGGTCTCTGTTTTCCCCCCTTCTCTCGTTAGACTCAACGTCACAACTACCGGGACCTCTGCGGCCCTAAAAGTGCAGCGGGCACAGACAGAGTCGGATCGGCTCGGGCTTCAAGCCTTTCGCcggctctctttccttctcctgggCACCGAGGCCAGGTGAGTACCGAGTGGGCGGTGCTGCGCCAGCAAGGACTGCGGGCGACAGAGGCTCTGTGCCGAGATGCGAGCTCCTATAACCAGCTTCAGGGTTCTGGAATGAGAGGACCGCGAGGTGGAGACTGGTTCCGGAGAAAGCGCCACCAGTGGGTGGGGGATGGCAGCTGGGCCCTGTCCTGCGCTGCTGAAGCCTTTTCGTGATGTTTCCTCCCAGCTTGAACCGGTTGTCGGTCGTTAGCGCTGGTTATGATGGGGTCATACAGGCGGGAAACTTGCAAGAGAGCATGTGGGCTGACTCAGGGAAGAGCAGTTCAGAAATCCAATGTGTAGGCTGGCAGCTGTCCAGCCTTCCGTGGAGCCAACTCAGACTTGTCTGGTAGGGAATTGAGGAGTCCTTGTTGGAGAAGTGGACAGTGGAACGGCCAATCTCTTCATTCCTGCCTGTTTTTGGAGTCTCTCCTAAGGATCCTGCGTGAGCAGGGCCTAAGCTGTAGCTGTTTTGTGCTTCCTTACCCTACATGGCTCACAACTTCTGCCTGTTTCTGTGCTGGGTTTTGGTCCACTGCCAGACCCCCTTCTGTGCCTCTAGTCTTGCTTCAAGATGATTCAGAGGTTCCAGGGTGTCGAGCTGGGGGCCTAGCTAGGGTCTTACTGGATAAATCCACTCAGGACTGGGGGGTGAAGCCTATGTATTTGAAGAAAGGATCCAAGGACTCTGAACGCAGCTGCTGTGGAGATGATTTCACTTGGAACAGAGTTGACAGCGATCAGAGTTACCCTGGTTAGAGACAGTGTCCTCTAAACCCCGAAGGCCCCAAGTTCAGCCCCTGGCTAGCCCCCAAGGGAAGGAGTGGAAGAGGTCAGGGGTTGTCTGATTACTGGCCACAGTTCTGAACAGGCCACCTTCAGGTCCCATTCTAGCTGCAGGAGTTTGATGGATTCCTGTGTCTGAACCCAGATAGGATCTTGGCCCAGGAAGTAGTCACCTTGAGGCAGCTCAAGTTCTTTTGGTCCACTTACCTGGCTAAGCCTTCTCCAGGACCTTAGAAGTGCAGAACCAAGGCTTGGATTCCTCCAGGGGAAGTCTCTAGTGCCGGCCCGAACCAGACCCACATTCCTCTGAAGATTGGGCTCAAACTGGAGTTCTCCTGTCTCCCTGGTTAGAGTATTCTGGTCTGTTCTCTCTGAATTTGGCTTTCCACTTTGTAAATTGGGACTGGCGGTATCTGACAGTCCTCCCGTCTCCCTAAGGCGAGCAGAGAGTGGTATGAGACAGTGCAGTGCCCCCCCATCCCAAACTCCCGGGTCTTTTTCCCCCGTGCTCTTTCCTGTTGTTGGTGTCTCTTGGCTGGGCAACAAAGtctgtttcctcatttgtaagaGGGCTTTTGGGTTTGGACCAGTTTACCTCCTTTATTCTTCCAGCTTTGACAGTCTGAGATTCTATACATCTACCTCTGGTCCTGCTGGAGGATGGGAAATGTCTGGGCAGCTGACAGATATGATGCCATACAGATTTGGGGGTTACCCCTGAGACTCGAAGAACAGTGATCCATGGGCATGGTGCTGTTCTGCCCATAGTTTGCCCTAAACCCTGGGAGAGCTAATGACAGCATCCTCGGAGTGTAGAGAACAGAGCTAAGCCTTACTCATGCCTCCTACTCACTCTTCTCTGCGTTGCTGTAGGTTGCAAGAAGTGGCAGTTTTGGCCTTCAGGGCAAAGATGGCCTACAGCCTTTTCTCTGGCCATGCTTGTAGGCAGGTCAGGGCTAGCTGGAAGCCGTGTCCTCTGGCCCAGCTTGTGGCCCCGCTCTTCTCTGTCCCTAGGCTAACATTCCTATAAGCAAGCAGCCTGTGTGAATCACTTACTTCTTGGAGCTACggcttctccatctcttttttttttttttttttttttttttggtttttcgagacag
Protein-coding regions in this window:
- the Pou3f1 gene encoding POU domain, class 3, transcription factor 1, with product MATTAQYLPRGPGGGAGGTGPLMHPDAAAAAAAAAAAERLHAGAAYREVQKLMHHEWLGAGAGHPVGLAHPQWLPTGGGGGGDWAGGPHLEHGKAGGGGTGRADDGGGGGGFHARLVHQGAAHAGAAWAQSGTAHHLGPAMSPSPGAGGGHQPQPLGLYAQAAYPGGGGGGLAGMLAAGGGGAGPGLHHALHEDGHEAQLEPSPPPHLGAHGHAHGHAHAGGLHAAAAHLHPGAGGGGSSVGEHSDEDAPSSDDLEQFAKQFKQRRIKLGFTQADVGLALGTLYGNVFSQTTICRFEALQLSFKNMCKLKPLLNKWLEETDSSSGSPTNLDKIAAQGRKRKKRTSIEVGVKGALESHFLKCPKPSAHEITGLADSLQLEKEVVRVWFCNRRQKEKRMTPAAGAGHPPMDDVYAPGELGPGGGGASPPSAPPPPPPAGLHHHHHHTLPGSVQ